Part of the Kitasatospora sp. NBC_01266 genome, CTCGGACCGGCTCTGGAGGCGATCGGCCCACGCTTCGAGGCCGCCGCCGGGCAGGCCAGGACCGGCACCGTGCAGGCCGCGCACTCGGCCCGGGTCGGCTACGTGCGGCACGTGGCGCCCCATGTCGAGCACGCCTTCGCCGCGCTGCCGCCCAAGACCCAGGAGAGCACCCTGCGGGCCGTACACCGGGCCCAGGAGGCCGCGCTGGCCGCCAAGCACTCCGCCGACCGGGCCGCCACCCACGCCCGCGTCAGCACGCTGCCCAGACTGAACGAGGCCCTCGACGAAGCCCGGGCCACCGCCGGCCCCGTCGTGCAGGAGGCGCAGAACCGCGGCGTCGCCGCGCTCAGCGTGCTGCAGGGCCAGGTGAGCGCCGAGCAGGTCAGCAAGCTGGCCGCCCGCAACGCCCGCCGGGCCAAGTGCAACAAGGCGGCCACCTCGCTCGCGGTGGCCGGCACGGTGGCCATCGGCAGCGGCGTGCTGGTCTGGCACTGGTGGCGCAGGCGCAGCGAGCCGCAGTGGCTGATCGAGCCGCCCGAGGTCCAGGGCCCGCCGAACACCGTGCACCCCGCGAGCCGCGGCGCCACCGCCTCGAGCGCCCCGCTGAACGGCTCGGGTCCCGCCGGCGATGCCGACGATGCCACCGACAGCGCCGACCAGGATCGGCCGGCCCCGGGCACCCCGCACCCCGGTGACGACCACCCCAAGCCGCACGACCCGCGCAAGCCGCACTGACCACGGCCGGCCGCGCGACTCCGAAGAAGGCCGGGAACGCTGAGAACACCGAGAACGCCGATGGCCGACCTGGAGGAACCA contains:
- a CDS encoding DUF5324 family protein; the encoded protein is MTRLDTARETAGKTLDTLAPYAATAKDTAAHYADEARARLGPALEAIGPRFEAAAGQARTGTVQAAHSARVGYVRHVAPHVEHAFAALPPKTQESTLRAVHRAQEAALAAKHSADRAATHARVSTLPRLNEALDEARATAGPVVQEAQNRGVAALSVLQGQVSAEQVSKLAARNARRAKCNKAATSLAVAGTVAIGSGVLVWHWWRRRSEPQWLIEPPEVQGPPNTVHPASRGATASSAPLNGSGPAGDADDATDSADQDRPAPGTPHPGDDHPKPHDPRKPH